The following DNA comes from Bacteroidia bacterium.
TTCATCCCGAGTTTATCGCAGATCACGTTAGAGGTAGAAGGAAATACATAGTCCGGTGTTACAGTTGCTACAATAACCAGATCAATCTCCATCGGGTCAAGGTTCTTTTTCCGGAGCAGGTCGCTGATTGCGCCTACTGCCAGATCCGATGCACCTTTTCCCTCACCCTTAAGAATTCGCCTCTCCTTTATGCCAGTTCTTGTTTGAATCCACTCATCATTGGTAGCAACCATTTTCTCCAGTTCCTTGTTGGTCAGCACATAGTCGGGGACATATCCTCCAACGGCAGTGATTGCGGCTCTAATTCTGGTCATATTACTGAAAAGCTTTACTGATGAGTCCTGTTAAACCCGCTTCCGCCACTTCATAGGTTAGTTTCACCATATTCTTAATGGTTTTGGCGTTGGATATGCCATGACCGATAATCACTGTGGAATTAATTCCCAGAATGGGTGTACCACCGTAATTCTCGTAATTGAATCTTTTGAAATAATCGTTGAGAAGCTTATGCTTTGCCATCAGCGTAAAAATGGCTTCTGCTTCCTTGAGTACGATGTTTCCTGTAAATCCTTCACAAACGATCACATCTGCTTTGTCATTGAACAGATCCCTTCCCTCCACATTGCCGATAAAGCAGAAATCCTTTGATTCCTTCATCAAATGGTGGGCCGCCTGCGTTACCAGGTTACCTTTTTCAGCTTCCTCACCAATGTTGAGAAGAGCCACCTTTGGATTTTTGATCTTATAGACGTGTTCCGCGTAAATAGATCCCAGGATACCGAACTGATAGAGTACATCGGGTTTGCAATCGGCATTAATTCCCACATCGAGTATAAGGCCAAATCCGCCGTTTTCTTTGGGAAGCACAGAGGTGATGCTTGGGCGAATTACTCCGGGGATCGTTTTCACGGAAAACATGGAACCCACCAGCATTGCACCGGTGTTGCCTGCAGAAGCAAAACCATCCAGTTTCTTTTCTTTCAGCAGACGGAAGCCAACAGCGATAGACGAGTTTGGTTTTTGTGAAAAGGCTTTAGTCGGATGCTCCCCCATCCCGATCTGGTCAGGAGCGTGTACAATTTCTAACGCAGAAACATCGGCATTCTCCTTTGCCAGGCGCGAGCGGATATCTGCCTCATCACCGATCAGCACCAGCTTTACCGACGGAGGCAGTTCCTTCAGAGCCAATGCTGCACCCCCGATTGTAGCATCAGGTGCGAAGTCGCCTCCGAAAATGTCAAGACCGATTCTCATACCGGGGGATAAGGAGAGCCTTTAAGCTTTCTCCATTACCACTTTCCCTTTATAGTAGAGTTTTCCCTCGTGCCAGTAGGCGCGATGGTAAAGGTGTGTTTCTCCGGTTGCAGGACACACCGCCAGTGTAGGCGCAGTAGCGGTATAGTGCGTTCTGCGCTTGCGGCTACGACTCTTGGATAATCTTCGTTTTGGATTTGGCATGACTTTGTTTTTACGCTACGCGTTATTTAATTTTTATTGACTTCAGTTTATCCCAGCGCTCATCTCTCCCTTCGTCATCTCTTGCGCCGAACTCTTCCAGTTTACTGATCATTTCCCTGTCGCAAAGCGACTCGTCATTCAACACTTCACACGCTACCTTGCGCACCGGCAATGAGAGTTGCACATACTCATTCAGGTAGGGTGCCAGGTCGATCTCCGATTCGGAAGCCGGAAGGGCAATAATCTCCCCATCCTCTTCACGTGTTTCGTCTCCGCCCAGTTTAACAACCAGCTGATGTTCTCCATTCACC
Coding sequences within:
- the plsX gene encoding phosphate acyltransferase PlsX; the encoded protein is MRIGLDIFGGDFAPDATIGGAALALKELPPSVKLVLIGDEADIRSRLAKENADVSALEIVHAPDQIGMGEHPTKAFSQKPNSSIAVGFRLLKEKKLDGFASAGNTGAMLVGSMFSVKTIPGVIRPSITSVLPKENGGFGLILDVGINADCKPDVLYQFGILGSIYAEHVYKIKNPKVALLNIGEEAEKGNLVTQAAHHLMKESKDFCFIGNVEGRDLFNDKADVIVCEGFTGNIVLKEAEAIFTLMAKHKLLNDYFKRFNYENYGGTPILGINSTVIIGHGISNAKTIKNMVKLTYEVAEAGLTGLISKAFQ
- the rpmF gene encoding 50S ribosomal protein L32, with protein sequence MPNPKRRLSKSRSRKRRTHYTATAPTLAVCPATGETHLYHRAYWHEGKLYYKGKVVMEKA
- a CDS encoding DUF177 domain-containing protein translates to MGLGKKYVLPFAGLKPGTHRFEFELGNSFFEAFHTPEIREGELVADLELIRQSTMLVLNFTISGTFRTQCDRCGIPCTLPVNGEHQLVVKLGGDETREEDGEIIALPASESEIDLAPYLNEYVQLSLPVRKVACEVLNDESLCDREMISKLEEFGARDDEGRDERWDKLKSIKIK